The following are encoded in a window of Castanea sativa cultivar Marrone di Chiusa Pesio chromosome 5, ASM4071231v1 genomic DNA:
- the LOC142635051 gene encoding uncharacterized protein LOC142635051, which translates to MVLEAHIILGIPLSCQSAPDEELWFPNAKGVFSTRSAYKLLHNADRQLLPSCSTHGKTQSMWHGIWNLQVPHKVKHMIWRGTHNTLPTLCNLWGRNVVSCVQCWGCNFASEDTVHALWNCASLSVLWEPDDMLKKLLRYHMIWSRRNSARLGEAAIEISRIRQKAKLLVQDFLAAQDPKQVHPRVNDRAIRWIPPIHPCVKVNFDEATFNLKGVVGLGIVVRDGSGGVLGAMTERVHLPSSPAVVEAMACRRALFFAQDLGFLDCSRLLLLGSLRIQSMVMDVNGGVKCKTKLIGRFWTALTSLHNLGITLSSELRLR; encoded by the exons ATGGTCTTG GAAGCTCACATAATCCTTGGTATTCCCCTTAGCTGTCAGTCTGCTCCAGATGAGGAGTTGTGGTTCCCCAATGCTAAAGGTGTGTTCTCCACTCGAAGTGCTTACAAGTTGCTGCACAACGCTGACAGGCAATTACTTCCAAGTTGCTCAACCCATGGAAAAACTCAATCTATGTGGCATGGCATTTGGAATTTGCAGGTTCCTCATAAAGTTAAACACATGATTTGGAGAGGTACTCATAATACTCTCCCAACCCTTTGTAATTTGTGGGGAAGGAATGTGGTTAGCTGTGTTCAGTGCTGGGGTTGTAATTTTGCTAGCGAAGATACTGTGCATGCTCTCTGGAATTGCGCCTCTTTGTCTGTCCTTTGGGAACCTGATGATATGCTAAAAAAATTACTCAGGTATCAT ATGATTTGGAGTAGACGAAACTCAGCTAGATTGGGTGAGGCTGCTATCGAGATTAGCAGAATTAGGCAAAAAGCAAAGCTACTCGTTCAAGATTTTCTAGCAGCCCAAGACCCAAAACAAGTCCACCCGAGGGTGAATGATAGAGCTATAAGATGGATTCCTCCCATCCATCCTTGCGTCAAGGTCAATTTCGATGAAGCCACTTTTAATTTAAAGGGTGTTGTTGGTCTTGGGATTGTTGTTCGAGATGGCTCTGGTGGCGTGCTTGGTGCCATGACAGAACGTGTTCACCTTCCCTCATCCCCAGCAGTAGTTGAAGCCATGGCTTGTAGAAGGGCCCTTTTCTTTGCAcaagatttgggttttttggaCTGCTCAAGACTATTATTGCTTGGGAGCCTTCGAATCCAAAGTATGGTCATG gatGTAAATGGAGGCGTCAAGTGCAAAACGAAGCTAATTGGGAGATTTTGGACAGCTTTGACATCTCTTCATAATCTGGGCATAACTCTCTCATCCGAGCTCCGATTAAGATGA
- the LOC142635050 gene encoding uncharacterized protein LOC142635050 — translation MVELGRLDLYKAILAAVRSQEKIALAIATSGIAALLLPGGRTAHSRFHIPINIFDESTCEIKQGMQVIELLLKTSVILWDEAPMAHRNFLEALDRSLRDILRFQNPDCANKPFGGKVVVLGGDFRQILQVVKKGRREDIVHFAINKSYLWKECQVFKLHTNMRLLQNRLSNSEYATMMNFSKWILKIGNGEMGKGDGENSITILDD, via the coding sequence ATGGTGGAACTGGGAAGACTCGATCTTTACAAGGCAATTTTGGCTGCTGTTAGATCCCAAGAAAAAATTGCTCTTGCTATTGCAACATCAGGAATTGCTGCTTTGTTACTCCCTGGAGGTAGAACTGCTCACTCACGATTTCATATaccaattaatatttttgatgAATCTACTTGTGAAATTAAGCAAGGAATGCAAGTAATTGAACTTCTGTTGAAAACAAGTGTTATTTTATGGGATGAGGCACCTATGGCACATAGAAATTTTTTAGAGGCACTTGATCGCTCTCTCCGTGATATTTTACGCTTCCAAAATCCTGATTGTGCTAACAAACCATTTGGAGGAAAGGTTGTGGTATTAGGGGGAGATTTTCGACAAATACTTCAGGTTGTCAAAAAAGGCAGAAGAGAAGATATTGTGCATTTTGCAATTAACAAATCATATCTATGGAAAGAATGTCAGGTTTTCAAGTTACACACAAATATGAGACTTCTGCAGAATAGATTAAGCAATTCAGAATATGCAACAATGATGAATTTTAGTAAGTGGATTTTGAAGATTGGAAATGGTGAAATGGGCAAAGGAGATGGAGAGAATTCAATTACTATTCTAGATGACTGA